A single window of Sphaerodactylus townsendi isolate TG3544 linkage group LG03, MPM_Stown_v2.3, whole genome shotgun sequence DNA harbors:
- the RPL26L1 gene encoding 60S ribosomal protein L26-like 1 has protein sequence MKFNPFVTSDRSKNRKRHFNAPSHIRRKIMSSPLSKELRQKYNVRSMPIRKDDEVQVVRGHYKGQQIGKVVQVYRKKYVIYIERVQREKANGTTVHVGIHPSKVVITRLKLDKDRKKILERKAKSRQVGKEKGKYKEETIEKMQE, from the exons ATGAAGTTCAATCCGTTTGTGACCTCAGACCGCAGCAAGAATCGCAAACGGCACTTTAATGCACCATCTCACATTCGCAGAAAGATCATGTCTTCTCCTCTGTCCAAGGAATTGAGGCAGAAGTACAATGTTCGTTCCATGCCCATTCGAAAGGATGATGAAGTCCAG GTCGTCCGGGGCCATTACAAAGGGCAGCAGATTGGCAAAGTGGTCCAGGTCTATAGAAAGAAGTATGTCATCTACATTGAGCGTGTACAGCGTGAGAAGGCCAATGGCACTACTGTTCATGTGGGCATCCATCCCAGCAAG GTGGTCATCACAAGACTAAAACTGGATAAAGATCGCAAAAAGATCTTGGAACGCAAAGCAAAGTCTCGCCAAGttggaaaggagaagggaaaataCAAGGAAGAAACAATTGAAAAGATGCAAGAATAA